From Streptomyces sp. SAI-135:
CGCCGCCTACGAGGACGTCGAGGGGCCGGTGGAGGTGGTCAACAAGTTCTGCGGCAACCTCTGGTCCGCGACCTACGACCACTCCCCGCTCGACGTCGTCGCCTGGCACGGCAACCACGTGCCGTACGTCTACGACCTGCGCCGCTTCAACGTCATCGGCTCCATCTCCTACGACCACCCCGACCCGTCGATCTTCACCGTGCTGACGTCCCCGTCGGACACCCCGGGCCTGGCCGGGGTCGACTTCGTGGTGTTCGCGCCACGCTGGCTGGTCGGCGAGGACACCTTCCGGCCGCCGTACTTCCACCGGAACGTGATGAGCGAGTACATGGGCCTGATCGAGGGCGCCTACGACGCCAAGGCGGAGGGCTTCGTGCCGGGCGGCGGCTCGCTGCACAACATGATGTCGGCGCACGGGCCCGACCGGGAGACGTTCGACAGGGCGAGCGCGGCCGAGCTGAGGCCGCAGAAGGTCGACGACGGGCTGGCGTTCATGTTCGAGACGCGCTGGCCGGTGACGCTGACCGCGCAGGCGGCCGGGGCGGACCACCTCCAGTCGCACTACGACGACGTGTGGCGGGGTCTGGAACGCCACTTCCGCCCGTCGCGCTGATCCGCCCGTTGCACTGACCGATCCGCGAAAGGTACGGATAGCCCGTGACCTCCTTCGCCCCGGACTCGATCGTCCTGAACCGCAAGCTGCCGCTCTGGTACCAGGTGTCGCAGTCCCTGCGCGCCTCGATACTCGGCCGCTCCCCCCAGGACCCGCTCCGCCTGCCCACCGAGGAACAGCTCGCCGGGCACTACGGCGTGAGCGTGCTGACCATGCGGCAGGCGCTGAAGGAGCTGGAGGACGAGGGGCTGATCACCCGTCACCGCCGCCGGGGCACCTTCATCGAACCGGACGCGAGAAGGGGCAGCCCGGTCCGGCTGCTGGGCTCGGTGGACGCGATCGTGGCCCAGCAGTCCGGTATGACGACCGAGCTGCTGGAGCACGGCAAGTCACCGGTGCCGTCCGAACTCACCGAGCACTTCCCCGAGTTGGACGAGGTGACGGCGTACCACCGGCTGCGCAGCGACGAGCGGACGGGCGAGCCGACCAACCACGCCCGCAACTACGTCCGCCCCGAACTGGCCGCTCTCATCGACCCGTCCGACTTGTTGCGCTGGCCGATGACGAAGGTGCTGCGGGACGTCGTGGGGGCGGACATCAGCCGCATCACGGACACGGTGGAGGCGCGTCTCGCGGACCCCGAGACGGCCCGGCTGCTCCAAGTCCCGCTGCTGAGCCCGATCCTGCACTACACGGGTCTGGCGTACGACACACAGGGCCGGGTGCTGGACGCGGCGGTGATCCACTACCGGGGGGACCGCTTCTCCTTCACCGTCACCCTGGACGCCACGTGAGCCCACCGGCCCCGGCCGCCTGTCGGCGAGAGGTCGTACGATGCCCAGCGTGACGCACGACGACGCTCCGCCGCTGGCGGACCTCATGCCGTGGTCCGTCGCACCGCCGCGGCTCGGCCGGGGGTGGCCGACGGGCCCCGACGCGGCGTCCCTCAAGGCCCGCTGGGACGCCCTGCTCAAGGCCGAGGGACCCGACCGGGAAGCCCTGTTCGAGCCCACCCGCGCCCGCACCCTGCGCTCGGCGGTCGGACAGCTGCCGGGGCGCACCGGCGGCACGGAGCGGCTCGCGCGCGCTTCCGGCCCCTGTCCGGAGCCGGTACGGGTCCTGCACGCGCCCTTCGACGAGCAGTGGCTGATCCCCGATCACCGGCTGATCGACGCGGCCCGCCCCGAGCTGTGGCGGGTGGCGGACGCGGACCAGGTGTTCGTGGTGGAGACCCCCGCGGACGGGCCGGGTCCCCGGCTCCTCGCCACCTCGCTGCTCCCCCTGCTGCGTCCGGGCCGCATCCGCCCGCTGTACCGCCGCCCGGCGGGCACCGAACCGAACCTGGCCCCGGGCCTGCTGGAGCACCTGCGCACCCGGCTCGGGGTGGCGGCGGAGCCCTTGGACGTCCTCGCCTGGATCCTGGCGGCGGTCCGCCCGGACCTCACCGTGCCGCTCACCGACGACCCCGACCTGTGGTCCCGTGGTGTGGAGTCGGGTCACCGGGCCCTGTGGCTGATGCGCCGCGACGGCGACCGTCCGAAGCTGCCCGGCGGCCGCCGCCCGTACGTCCGCGCACCGCTGCCGTCCCGCCCCCTGATCCTGGACTACGACCGCGACGAGGAGGCCCTGCTCCTCGACGAGGGCCGCGTCTCCCCCGTACCGGCGGCGGCCTGGGACTTCGAGGCCGGCAGAGTGCGGGTGCTGGAGCAGTGGTTCGCGGCCCGCGCAGCCGAACCGGAGCCGGGCACGCTGTCCGCCATCCGCCCGGCGACCTGGCCGCAGACGTGGACGTCGGAACTGCTGGAGCTGATCACCGTGCTGGCCCTGCTCGCCGATCTCCAGCCTCTGGAGGACGAGTTGACGTCACGGATCTCGGCGACCGACCTGCGCGAGGCGGGGGTGTTGCCGGTACCGGACTCGTCACGCCGACCGGCGTCGGTCCTGGACGGCCACGAAGAGGGCCCCGAAGGCCAACTGACGTTGCTGTAGCCCGCCCAGGGGCGCGGGGCTGCGTTGAATGTGCGGCTACCGCCGCGCGGGCGCGACCAGCCACAAAACACCCGCACCCGGCACACAGACAGTCACCCCCGCGGCGCGAACCCGTCCAGCACCCGCCCCAGCATCCGTTCGAACACCGCGTCCAGATCGATGGGCCCGGCGTCCTCCGCGAACGACGCCGCCAGCCGCGGATACGCCCCCGACGCCACCTGACTCCCCAGATACGCGATCCGCACCGCGTTCTCCTGCTCCTCCGTCCACGGCAGCGATCGCACCCGCTCGGCCGTGGCCAGCTCGTTGGAGACGTACGTCGTCACGCACCCGTTGAGCATCGCGACCAGCTCGATCTTGGTGCCGTAGGGAGCGTCGAGCGGGTCGAGGCAGGCGAGGCAGTGCTCCAGGTAGCGCAGGGCGTTGGGGCTGAAGCCGTACACCCCCGACATGAGCCGCGGCATCCAGGGGTGGCGGTGCATGAGCTCCTTGGTCCGGCGGGCGTTGCGGAGCATGTCGGCCCGCCAGTCCCCCGTCGGCTCGAACAGCTCGTGCTCGCCGCCGACCGCGTCCACCATCAGCTCGTACAGGTCCTCCTTACGGGGGACGTAGTTGTACAGCGACATGGTCCCGCAGCCCAGTTCGGCCGCGACGTGGCGCATCGACACCGCGTCCAGCCCCCCGGCGTCGGCCAGTCGCACGGCGGCCGCCGCGATGTCCGCCCTGGTGAACGCGGGCTTCGGCCCGCGCCCCGTCCGCTCGGGACGGGCCCAGATCACTTCGGGTACGGCCGCTCGGCCCGCCATCGGTCATCACCTCGGCCACCATCCTAGTTACGTACAGCGTACGTAGTGCGCTATGGTCCTGCCATGACTTCTACGTACGCTGTACTTAGTGAAGGTCTGGAAAAGCGGTTCGGGGAGGTCCGTGCCCTGCGCGGTCTCGATCTCGTGGTCGCTCCGGGCACGGTCTGCGGCATCCTCGGACCCAACGGCGCGGGCAAGACGACCGCCGTACGACTGCTGACCACGCTGCTGCGGCCGGACGCCGGCTCCGCGCGGGTGGCGGGGCACGACCTCGTACGGGAGCCGGAGGCGGTCCGCCGTGCCATCGCCGTCACCGGGCAGTACGCGTCGGTCGACGGGGACCTCACCGGCCGGCAGAACCTGCGGCTGTTCGCCCGGCTGCACCGGGTGCGGGGCCCGGCCGAGCGGGCCGCCGAGCTCCTCGACCGCTTCGGGCTGACCGAGGCCGCCGACCGCGCCGCCGCCACCTACTCGGGCGGCATGCGCCGCCGGCTGGACCTGGCGGCGAGCCTGATCCGCCGCCCCGAGATCCTGTTCCTCGACGAGCCGACGACCGGACTCGACCCGGCCAGCCGCACCTTCGTGTGGGACGCCGTGCGCGACCTCACGGCGGACGGCACGACCGTGCTGCTCACCACCCAGTACCTGGAGGAGGCCGACCAACTCGCCCACGACATCGCCCTGGTGGACAAGGGGCGGGTCGCGCACACGGGCTCGCCCGCCCAGCTCAAGGCGCTGATCGGGGCGCACGTCGAGATCGTCGTCGCGAACGCGGACACCCTGGGCCGGGCGGCCGGAGTGCTCGACCGGCTCACCGGCGGCGAACCGTCGCCGGCCCCCGAGAGGAACGCGGTCGGCGCGATCACCCGGGACACCACACTCACCCTGCCCCGGCTGGTGCGCGAACTCGACGCGGCCGGCGTGCCGCTGCTCGACGCGAGCATCCGGCCGCCGACCCTCGACGAGGTCTTCCTGCGACTCACCAAGGAGCTTGCGACATGAGCATGCTGGCCTACGACGGCACCGCGATGCTGGGCCGTCAGCTGCGACGGGTCCGGAACAACCCGGGGCTGCTGGTCCTGACCCAGACCATGCCGATCACCATGCTGCTGTTCTTCGGCTACGTCTTCGGCAGCGCGCTGGCGATGCCGGGTGCGGAGTACCGGACCTTCCTGGTCCCGGGCCTGCTGGTGGCGACGGCGGCGAACGGGATCATGACGGGGATGTTCCAGGCGGCCCAGGACGTCCACCGCGGTGTGACGGACCGGCTGCGCACCCTGCCGATCAGCCGGGCGGCCGTGCCGCTGGGGCAGTCGGTCGCGGACGTGGTGGTCACGGCGGCGGGCATGGTGCCGTTCCTGCTGGTGGGGCTCGCGGTGGGGTGGCGGATCGAAGGGTCCGCGCTCCGGGCGGTGGGCGCCGTCGCGCTGCTGCTGCTGTTCCGGTTCGCGACCACCTGGATCGGGATCTTCCTCGGGCTGCTCACCGGCAGCGAGGAGGCCGCGGGTCAGCTGGGCGGGGCGACCTTCGTCCTGCCGCTGCTGTCCAACGCCTACATCCCGACCGAGGGGCTGCCCGGGTGGCTGCGCACCCTCGCCGAGTGGAACCCCATCAGCGCGGTGACGGCGGCCCTGCGGGAGCTGTTCGGCAACGCCGCCGTACGGGAGGGATCGGCCTGGCCGGTGGCCCATCCGGTCGCCGGGTCACTGCTGTGGTGTGGGGTGCTGATCGCGGTCTTCACACCGCTCGCCGTACGCAGGTACGCGCACGGCGAGCGCTGAACGCCTCTTGCCGGGAGGGGAGTTCGGGCCCTGCCGGGGCCCGGGCCGACCTCGGAGGCGTGCATGCCAAAGGTAGTGCGTACGAGCTCACCTGGATCGTGCTGCATGCCGTGGGGATGACGGGCAGGATCGCAGCACGACACCGGGCGGCGAGGGCTCAGTGCCCGCCGAACAGCGAACGGCGCAGTCGGCGCAGGGGCGCGAACAGCGAGACACGGCGAACCCGCGCACCCCTGTCACTGCGCTCCTGCTTCGTGGTGTCACGCGCGGTCAGCTCGCGCATCAGCGACGTCGCCTCGGCCGCCTCGCGCTGCGGGACGGCAGGTCCCGAGAGCACCGAGAGATGGCGGTCGAGGCGCGAACTGGTCGCGCTGCTCCCGCAGGTGATCGCAGGGACCCTCGCCCTGCGCACTGTTATCTGTTCCATGTCACTCCCCACCCGTACGAGTCCACCCGGCCCGGGCAGGGTAACCCTATCGCCCCTGCGGGGCACACGTGTATCGGCGTCACAGGATTCACCTTCCCCGCAAGGGTGTTGACGACCCCTCCATGATTACTCTCCGAATCCAACAGATTTCAGGGCGAGTTGGACAACCGGCTGGGTAGTGGGCTGAGGTGATCCCCCGTCGGGCTCGACCGTCACAGCCAGTGATGTCGCGGACTTGTCGAGTCCGCTCGCCACCAAGGGCGTGTCGGCGGCGAAGAGCCCGAGGGAGCGCGGTTGCTCGTCGGGGCGCATGAGCCACAGTTGGCGCACCCGGCCGCTGGGAGGAGGGTCGTATCCGCTCAGGGTGACGACCGCGCGCCCCTCGGATGCGGAAGCGATCACTCCGATCGTCCTGCCCTGGGCGTCCTGGCCCCGGGTCGCGAGCGCGTCGGCGGCCTGGAGAACGTGGGCGATCTCACTGGCCTGGGCCTTCTGCGCGTCCAGTTCGTCCTGGGTCCGGTCGGCCTGGACGGCGAACAGGGAGGCGACGACGAGCGCCGCGGCCGCGGTGGCCGTCGCGAAAGGCACGAACAGCGGACGCCGCGGGCGCTGCCGGGGCGGCGGCTGGGCGCCCCAGACGTGCGGCGGCAACTGCGACCTGCGCGCGCGGGCCGGCTCCGGCCGCGCACGGGCCGGCTCGGGCCGCGCGGCGGACTCCTGCGGGGTGGTGCGTACGGCGGCCAGCACCCGGTCGCGCAGCGCGCTCGGCGGCGGGGCCGCGGCCGACCACGCGAGCCGTACCGCGTCCTCGGACAGCGCGCGCACCTCCGCCGCACAGCTGTCGCAGTCCTTGAGATGCCGCTCGAAGCGGGCCCGCTCGGCGGGCTCCAGCGCGTCGAGGGCGTACGGGGCCGCGAGGGAGTGCAGATCTTCCCGGCGGAAGAGGCTCATGCCGCACCTCCCAGGCACTCGCGCAGGCGGGTCAGTCCGTCACGCATCCGCGTCTTCACCGTCCCCAGCGGCAGACTCAGCCGCTCGGCCACCTCACGGTACGTGTAGCCGTCGTAGTAGGCGAGGGTGACCGACTGGCGCTGGAGCTCGGTCAGCCGCTCCAGGCACCGGCGCACCCACTCGCGTTCGAGGCCCGCCTCGACCTCCTCGGTCACCTGGTCGAAGGCGGGGTGGTGGGCCCGGCGCGCCTCGCGCTGCTCGCGTTCACCGGCCGCGCGGGCGCTGCGCACCCGGTCGACGGCACGGCGGTGCGCGAGGGTGAGGACCCAGGACAGCGCGCTGCCCCGGCGCGGATCGAAGCGCGCGGCGGACCGCCACAGTTCCAGCAGCACCTCCTGCGACACCTCCTCCGACTGCGCCGGATCACGCACCACCCGCCGTACCAACCCGAACACCGGCCCGGCGACGAGGCCGTAGAGCTCCTCGAACGCCTTCTGGTCCCCACCCGCCACGAGCATCAGAAGCTCGTCCGCCTCCAACTCGTCGCCCCCTCCCGCAAAGCCGCACCTGGGCCGTCCCGTCCCACGAGGTATTCGCAACGAACACACCTCCGGATGGGGTTACGGATCAGATCGCCGAAAACGCGGGTCGAGCAGCAGAAAAGAAGTTTTGAGATTCGACCAATCCGGCCCGGCCACCACTCCGAATCCCCGAGCGTCAGGCAAGTTGGACTGAGGACGGACGGCATGACACCTATCTCCAGGAGCGGCTCGGGACGCAGGAGTCTCGCGACCCTCGTATGTGGTGCGCTGGCCGCCGGAGGGCTCGCAGCCGCCGGTGTGGCCACGCTGGAACCGGGGGCGGCTTCCGCCTCCAGCCACCGGGAGGCCCCGCTGATCTCGGGCGACCCGCAGTACGACAACACCGACGTGTACGCGTTCGTCAGCCCCGACAAGCCGGACTCGACGACGATCATCGCCAACTGGATCCCCTTCGAGGACCCGTCGGGCGGCCCGAACTTCTACCAGTTCGCCGAGGACGCCCAGTACGACATCCACATCGACAACAACGGTGACGGCCAGGGCGAGCTGCTGTACCGCTTCACCTTCAAGACGCACATCAAGAACAAGAAGACGTTCCTGTACAACACGGGCGCGGTCGACAGCCTCGACGACCCGGACCTGAACGTCACGCAGACGTACGACATCGAGCTGTTCCGGCTGAAGAACCAGAAGGTCGAGTACAAGACCAAGGTCGCCGACGACATCCCGGTGGCGCCGTCGAACGTCGGCAAGGCGTCCATGCCGAACTACGAGAAGCTGCGCGACCAGGCGGTCTACAAGCTTCCCGGTGACGCGACGGCGTTCGCCGGCCAGGCCGACGACCCGTTCTTCCTGGACCTGCGCGTGTTCGACCTGCTGTACGGCGGCAACCTCAGCGAGGTCGGCAACGACACGCTGAAGGGCTACAACGTCAACTCGATAGCCCTCCAGGTCCCGACGGACATGATCACCGAGTCCGCGCACCAGCCGGTCGTCGGCATCTGGTCGACGACCCAGCGCAGGAACGCGCAGGGGTACTACTCCCAGGTCTCGCGCCTCGGCAACCCGCTCGTCAACGAGGTCGTCAACCCGCTGAAGGACAAGGACAAGTTCAACGCGTCCGCGCCCTGGGACGACGCGCAGTTCCTGAAGAACGTCACCAACCCCGAACTGCCCAAGCTCATCGAGGCGATCTACAAGATCCCGGCCCCGAAGGAGCCCCGCAACGACCTCGTGGACGTGTTCCTGAAGGGTGTGAAGGGGCTGAACCAGCCGCCCCACGTGCGGCCCGCGGAGGAGCTGCGCCTCAACACGTCCATCAAGCCCACCGATTCTCCGAAGCGGCTCGGTGTGCTTGATGGCGACAACGCCGGGTTCCCGAACGGGCGTCGACTGACCGACGACGTGATCGACGCGTCGCTCCAGGTCGTCGAGGGCGAGCTGGTCGGGTCGAAGAACGACCTCGGTGACGCCGTCGACAAGAACGACAAGGACTTCGAGAAGTCGTTCCCGTACGTGGCGCTGCCGACGGAGGGTTCCCGCGGTCCGCTGGCCAAGGGCACGACGTCCGGGAACGACGTGCGGAACCAGCTCGGGGACGCGCTGTCCCCCGCCGGGACCTCCGGCTCGGACAACATGACACTGATCGCCGGGTCCGCGGGGGCCGGTGCGGCCGGGATCGTGCTCATCGGGGCCGCGCTGATGTGGTGGCGCCGGATGCGGCGCCGGGCCTACTGAGGCCCACCCGCCGCTGAGAACCACCCCCATGGCCGGCGCGGCCTGCACGTACTCATCCCCCACGGTGCAGGCCGCGCCGCACACACGATCACGAACGACCAGAACCAGGAGAGGGCATGTCCGGGTCTACGACCGACAGCGCACCCGAGGACGAGCAGAGCGGTCCGCCGGAGACCGTGGAGCCCTCCGCTCAGGCCGATGCCGAGAAGGTCGCCGCCGTGCGACGGGTCTCGGCGGCCGGGCGGCGCTGGCGTGCCGCACAACTCGCCGGATGCGCGGCGCTGTTGGCCGTCGCGCTCACCGGGGGATCCATCGCCTTCGGGGCGCTGCGCGACGGCGGTACCGCAACCGTCGCCCGTTCCTCGTCGGCGGCTCTCTCCCCGGGGCTCATGGCGAGCGGCGACCTCGACGCGGGCATCGAGGCGGTCCAGGCCCATCTGCGCGGCCAGCCCAAGGACTTCGGCAGCTGGGCCACCCTCGGACTCGCCTACGTCGAGCAGGCGCGGACGAAGGGTGACCCCTCGCGGTACCCCCAGGCCCGGCAGGCGCTGGAGCGGTCGCTGAAGTTGGCGGCGGACAACGAACAGGGACTGGCCGGCCTCGCCGCGCTCGCCGCCGCCCGGCACGACTTCAAGGGCGCCCTCGGCTACGCCGACAAGACCCTGAAGCAGAACCCGTACAACGAGCGCGCCCTGTCCTCCCGGATCGACGCCCTCGTCGAGCTCGGCCGCTACGACGAGGCGTCGCAGGCCGCCGACCTCGCGGACGAACGGCGGCCCGGCATCCCGGTGTTCACCCGCTACGCCTACGTCCACGAACTGCGCGGCGACGTCCGCACCGCCCGCACCGTCCTGGAACGGGCCCTGTCCACCGCGACCACCCCGGGCGACATCGCCTACGTGGCCACCGCGCTGGGCCAACTCGCCTGGAACCAGGGCGACTACGACACGGCTCTGACCGACTACGCCCGTGCCCTCGCCGCCGACGACGCCTACCTCCCGGCGCTGGAGGGCAGGGCCCGCGCCCAGGCCGCGAGCGGGGACCGCGCCGAGGCGATCAAGGGCATGGAGGCCGTCGTGGCCCGGTATCCGCTGCCCGGACCGCTCGTCGGGCTCGGGGAGCTGTACGAGGCCCGGGGCGCCGACGGCGACGAGGCGAGGGCCCAGGACCAGTACGCGCTGGTGGACGCGTGGACCGCGCTCGCCCGGGCCAACGGCGTCAACGCCGACCTCGACACCGCGCTGGCCGCCGCCGACCACGGTGACAAGGCCGCCGCCCTGAAGGCCGCCCGCGCCGAGTGGGCCCGCCGGCACACCGTGCACACCGCGGACGCCCTCGCCTGGGCCCTGCACGTCAACGGCCGGGACGAGGAGGCCCTGCCGTACGCCCGGCGGGCCACCGCCACCGGCTACCGCAACGCCTCCTTCCTCTACCACCGCGGGATGATCGAACTCGCCGCGGGCGAGCGGACGCAGGGCCGGAGCCATCTCGGTTCCGCCCTGAAGCTCAACCCCGGCTTCTCCCCCCTCGGCGCCCGCGCGGCCCGCGAGGCTCTCAAGGAGGCGTCCGAGTGAAGCCCCGCCGTCTGTTCGCGTCCCTCACGGCCGTCC
This genomic window contains:
- a CDS encoding GntR family transcriptional regulator, which gives rise to MTSFAPDSIVLNRKLPLWYQVSQSLRASILGRSPQDPLRLPTEEQLAGHYGVSVLTMRQALKELEDEGLITRHRRRGTFIEPDARRGSPVRLLGSVDAIVAQQSGMTTELLEHGKSPVPSELTEHFPELDEVTAYHRLRSDERTGEPTNHARNYVRPELAALIDPSDLLRWPMTKVLRDVVGADISRITDTVEARLADPETARLLQVPLLSPILHYTGLAYDTQGRVLDAAVIHYRGDRFSFTVTLDAT
- a CDS encoding type ISP restriction/modification enzyme codes for the protein MPSVTHDDAPPLADLMPWSVAPPRLGRGWPTGPDAASLKARWDALLKAEGPDREALFEPTRARTLRSAVGQLPGRTGGTERLARASGPCPEPVRVLHAPFDEQWLIPDHRLIDAARPELWRVADADQVFVVETPADGPGPRLLATSLLPLLRPGRIRPLYRRPAGTEPNLAPGLLEHLRTRLGVAAEPLDVLAWILAAVRPDLTVPLTDDPDLWSRGVESGHRALWLMRRDGDRPKLPGGRRPYVRAPLPSRPLILDYDRDEEALLLDEGRVSPVPAAAWDFEAGRVRVLEQWFAARAAEPEPGTLSAIRPATWPQTWTSELLELITVLALLADLQPLEDELTSRISATDLREAGVLPVPDSSRRPASVLDGHEEGPEGQLTLL
- a CDS encoding TetR/AcrR family transcriptional regulator — its product is MAGRAAVPEVIWARPERTGRGPKPAFTRADIAAAAVRLADAGGLDAVSMRHVAAELGCGTMSLYNYVPRKEDLYELMVDAVGGEHELFEPTGDWRADMLRNARRTKELMHRHPWMPRLMSGVYGFSPNALRYLEHCLACLDPLDAPYGTKIELVAMLNGCVTTYVSNELATAERVRSLPWTEEQENAVRIAYLGSQVASGAYPRLAASFAEDAGPIDLDAVFERMLGRVLDGFAPRG
- a CDS encoding ATP-binding cassette domain-containing protein, which translates into the protein MTSTYAVLSEGLEKRFGEVRALRGLDLVVAPGTVCGILGPNGAGKTTAVRLLTTLLRPDAGSARVAGHDLVREPEAVRRAIAVTGQYASVDGDLTGRQNLRLFARLHRVRGPAERAAELLDRFGLTEAADRAAATYSGGMRRRLDLAASLIRRPEILFLDEPTTGLDPASRTFVWDAVRDLTADGTTVLLTTQYLEEADQLAHDIALVDKGRVAHTGSPAQLKALIGAHVEIVVANADTLGRAAGVLDRLTGGEPSPAPERNAVGAITRDTTLTLPRLVRELDAAGVPLLDASIRPPTLDEVFLRLTKELAT
- a CDS encoding ABC transporter permease; protein product: MSMLAYDGTAMLGRQLRRVRNNPGLLVLTQTMPITMLLFFGYVFGSALAMPGAEYRTFLVPGLLVATAANGIMTGMFQAAQDVHRGVTDRLRTLPISRAAVPLGQSVADVVVTAAGMVPFLLVGLAVGWRIEGSALRAVGAVALLLLFRFATTWIGIFLGLLTGSEEAAGQLGGATFVLPLLSNAYIPTEGLPGWLRTLAEWNPISAVTAALRELFGNAAVREGSAWPVAHPVAGSLLWCGVLIAVFTPLAVRRYAHGER
- a CDS encoding anti-sigma factor: MSLFRREDLHSLAAPYALDALEPAERARFERHLKDCDSCAAEVRALSEDAVRLAWSAAAPPPSALRDRVLAAVRTTPQESAARPEPARARPEPARARRSQLPPHVWGAQPPPRQRPRRPLFVPFATATAAAALVVASLFAVQADRTQDELDAQKAQASEIAHVLQAADALATRGQDAQGRTIGVIASASEGRAVVTLSGYDPPPSGRVRQLWLMRPDEQPRSLGLFAADTPLVASGLDKSATSLAVTVEPDGGSPQPTTQPVVQLALKSVGFGE
- a CDS encoding sigma-70 family RNA polymerase sigma factor, which gives rise to MEADELLMLVAGGDQKAFEELYGLVAGPVFGLVRRVVRDPAQSEEVSQEVLLELWRSAARFDPRRGSALSWVLTLAHRRAVDRVRSARAAGEREQREARRAHHPAFDQVTEEVEAGLEREWVRRCLERLTELQRQSVTLAYYDGYTYREVAERLSLPLGTVKTRMRDGLTRLRECLGGAA
- a CDS encoding DUF4331 domain-containing protein, with product MTPISRSGSGRRSLATLVCGALAAGGLAAAGVATLEPGAASASSHREAPLISGDPQYDNTDVYAFVSPDKPDSTTIIANWIPFEDPSGGPNFYQFAEDAQYDIHIDNNGDGQGELLYRFTFKTHIKNKKTFLYNTGAVDSLDDPDLNVTQTYDIELFRLKNQKVEYKTKVADDIPVAPSNVGKASMPNYEKLRDQAVYKLPGDATAFAGQADDPFFLDLRVFDLLYGGNLSEVGNDTLKGYNVNSIALQVPTDMITESAHQPVVGIWSTTQRRNAQGYYSQVSRLGNPLVNEVVNPLKDKDKFNASAPWDDAQFLKNVTNPELPKLIEAIYKIPAPKEPRNDLVDVFLKGVKGLNQPPHVRPAEELRLNTSIKPTDSPKRLGVLDGDNAGFPNGRRLTDDVIDASLQVVEGELVGSKNDLGDAVDKNDKDFEKSFPYVALPTEGSRGPLAKGTTSGNDVRNQLGDALSPAGTSGSDNMTLIAGSAGAGAAGIVLIGAALMWWRRMRRRAY
- a CDS encoding tetratricopeptide repeat protein codes for the protein MSGSTTDSAPEDEQSGPPETVEPSAQADAEKVAAVRRVSAAGRRWRAAQLAGCAALLAVALTGGSIAFGALRDGGTATVARSSSAALSPGLMASGDLDAGIEAVQAHLRGQPKDFGSWATLGLAYVEQARTKGDPSRYPQARQALERSLKLAADNEQGLAGLAALAAARHDFKGALGYADKTLKQNPYNERALSSRIDALVELGRYDEASQAADLADERRPGIPVFTRYAYVHELRGDVRTARTVLERALSTATTPGDIAYVATALGQLAWNQGDYDTALTDYARALAADDAYLPALEGRARAQAASGDRAEAIKGMEAVVARYPLPGPLVGLGELYEARGADGDEARAQDQYALVDAWTALARANGVNADLDTALAAADHGDKAAALKAARAEWARRHTVHTADALAWALHVNGRDEEALPYARRATATGYRNASFLYHRGMIELAAGERTQGRSHLGSALKLNPGFSPLGARAAREALKEASE